In Azospirillaceae bacterium, a single window of DNA contains:
- a CDS encoding IS5/IS1182 family transposase, whose product ALLHWFGRLRIRWEIRDDIHEAFLKLACSLICWRRLRAAFR is encoded by the coding sequence TCGCGCTGCTGCACTGGTTCGGCCGCCTACGGATCCGCTGGGAGATCCGCGACGACATCCACGAGGCGTTCCTCAAGCTCGCATGCTCGCTGATCTGCTGGCGCCGCCTCCGAGCCGCATTCCGTTAG
- a CDS encoding lamin tail domain-containing protein, translating into MRTRSVLAAAVIAGTLAALVPAVSAQAAEYSSALKVRGIQYDAPGRDSNNCSTGNTDEEYLTIKNYSSSATVNLKGYVVKDAAGNRFAFTANHYLQPGDYIKLRGGHGTDSDAGNVVYRDNCNFLWNNDQDTIYLYKPSGSRADVHSYTKREDDRDGNGYINYHG; encoded by the coding sequence TTGCGTACGCGTTCCGTCCTGGCCGCCGCCGTCATCGCTGGCACCCTGGCCGCTCTTGTTCCCGCTGTGTCGGCTCAGGCCGCCGAGTACAGCTCGGCCCTGAAGGTGCGTGGCATCCAGTACGACGCCCCGGGCCGGGACTCCAACAACTGCTCGACGGGTAACACCGACGAGGAGTACTTGACGATCAAAAACTACTCGTCCTCGGCGACCGTCAACCTCAAGGGCTACGTTGTGAAGGACGCCGCCGGCAACCGCTTCGCGTTCACCGCCAACCACTACCTGCAGCCGGGCGACTACATCAAACTGCGCGGTGGCCACGGCACCGACTCCGACGCGGGCAACGTGGTCTACCGCGACAACTGCAACTTCCTGTGGAACAACGACCAGGACACCATCTACCTGTACAAGCCCTCCGGCAGTCGCGCGGACGTGCACTCCTACACCAAGCGCGAGGACGACCGCGACGGCAACGGCTACATCAACTACCACGGCTGA